One window from the genome of Kaistella carnis encodes:
- a CDS encoding DUF3822 family protein has protein sequence MEQLKLLFTKDGLQYQVLKNKTVSLEQSFFVTEESPATALADKTDEILALKTYKEISVISALNHFTLMPEGFSQHDLGYDLIAYNAPVNKEEEELMLSVNKKFGVQFYYTFPKSIYRKIKDLGTTTKFNFSGEQFLNTITAKNQKEIHINLYHHQCEFFALDHKKVILYNNLDVTSEVDFLYFIMFTLSKIGFGITDTQFFVYGETTENETFISELKKFVKNLKIVYDNIPKKNFLLNAR, from the coding sequence ATGGAACAACTTAAACTACTTTTTACCAAAGACGGCCTACAATATCAAGTTTTAAAGAACAAAACAGTTTCTTTGGAACAGTCTTTTTTTGTAACCGAAGAATCACCGGCAACAGCGCTGGCTGATAAAACAGACGAGATTTTAGCCCTGAAAACTTATAAAGAAATTTCGGTGATCTCTGCCCTGAATCATTTCACCCTCATGCCAGAAGGTTTTTCTCAGCACGATTTGGGATATGATCTAATCGCCTACAACGCGCCTGTGAATAAGGAAGAGGAAGAATTGATGCTTTCTGTCAATAAGAAATTTGGCGTGCAGTTTTACTATACTTTTCCAAAATCGATTTATCGTAAAATTAAAGATTTGGGGACGACCACGAAATTTAACTTTTCCGGTGAACAGTTTCTGAACACCATTACGGCTAAAAATCAGAAGGAAATTCACATCAACCTTTATCACCATCAATGTGAGTTTTTTGCGCTGGATCATAAAAAAGTCATCCTTTACAATAATTTAGATGTAACATCGGAAGTCGATTTTTTATATTTCATCATGTTTACCTTAAGTAAAATTGGATTCGGAATTACAGATACCCAGTTTTTCGTGTATGGAGAAACGACTGAAAATGAAACTTTTATTTCAGAATTAAAGAAATTCGTCAAAAATCTAAAAATCGTTTACGATAATATTCCAAAGAAGAATTTTCTTTTGAATGCAAGATAA
- the hemW gene encoding radical SAM family heme chaperone HemW, which produces MIYLHIPFCKQKCSYCNFHFSTSLNAKEEMISAIKKEIYLRKDELENKSLQSLYFGGGTPSILKTDELQSIVDEVLKYFSFDSDIEITLEANPDDLDKNFLKDLSKTPFNRLSIGTQSFFEEDLKLMNRAHTSGEAESSIKRAQDFGFENISIDLIYGSPTSNLEIWKKNLDKTIELQVPHVSSYALTIEPKTALHTWFSQGKINAPKEAEQHEEFFYMTEFLKDNGFDHYEISNFGKPGFHSRHNSAYWKYHAYLGIGPSAHSYNGRNERSWNIANNQLYINSLNKNSLPKETEILSEKDQFNEMLMIGLRTVWGVNLSSLKEKFSAELLDYFQKEIKQKLADGILLVEDNHLKIPEKHWFLADGIASDLFVV; this is translated from the coding sequence ATGATTTACCTTCATATTCCTTTCTGTAAACAAAAATGCAGTTATTGTAACTTTCATTTTTCGACTTCTTTAAATGCTAAGGAAGAAATGATTTCTGCTATTAAAAAGGAAATTTATTTACGCAAAGATGAACTGGAAAACAAGAGTTTACAATCCCTCTATTTTGGAGGTGGAACGCCCTCTATTCTTAAAACAGATGAACTTCAATCGATTGTTGATGAGGTTTTGAAATACTTTAGTTTTGATTCAGACATCGAAATTACTTTGGAAGCCAATCCCGATGATTTGGATAAAAACTTTCTTAAAGATTTATCTAAAACGCCCTTCAACCGTTTGTCAATCGGAACGCAAAGTTTTTTTGAAGAAGATTTAAAACTTATGAATCGCGCCCACACTTCCGGTGAAGCAGAGAGCTCCATCAAACGCGCTCAGGATTTTGGATTTGAAAATATCAGTATTGATTTAATTTACGGTTCCCCAACTTCTAATTTGGAGATCTGGAAAAAGAATTTAGATAAGACCATCGAACTTCAGGTGCCTCACGTTTCGTCTTATGCTTTGACCATTGAGCCAAAAACTGCCCTTCATACCTGGTTTTCACAGGGGAAAATCAATGCCCCGAAAGAAGCCGAACAGCATGAAGAGTTTTTCTATATGACAGAATTTCTAAAGGATAACGGTTTTGATCACTACGAAATATCAAACTTTGGAAAGCCCGGATTTCATTCCAGACACAATTCGGCGTACTGGAAATATCACGCCTATTTAGGCATCGGTCCGTCGGCACATTCTTATAACGGCAGAAATGAAAGAAGCTGGAATATTGCCAATAATCAGTTGTATATCAATTCGTTGAATAAAAATAGTCTGCCAAAAGAAACGGAAATTTTATCGGAGAAAGATCAGTTCAATGAAATGCTGATGATCGGCTTGCGAACTGTTTGGGGTGTTAATTTATCTTCATTAAAGGAGAAATTCAGCGCGGAACTTTTAGACTATTTTCAAAAAGAAATTAAGCAAAAACTTGCAGATGGAATCTTACTCGTTGAAGACAATCATTTAAAAATACCCGAAAAACACTGGTTTCTGGCCGATGGGATCGCCTCCGATCTGTTTGTGGTTTAG
- the rsmD gene encoding 16S rRNA (guanine(966)-N(2))-methyltransferase RsmD, producing the protein MYRIISGQWKAKRISAPKNFDVRPTTDFAKEALFSIIENRFRFDFGSISVLDLFAGIGSLSLEFTSRGCKDLTSVEMNAKHAAFISTTSRELEMDSQINVIRADVFEYLKKNRNRKTYELIVADPPFEMEVPKYEELISLVLNNNYLKENGVFILEHQSRTKLQHPNLTDTRKYGNVSFSFFKPNERPTEETSETENESAD; encoded by the coding sequence ATGTACAGAATAATCAGTGGCCAATGGAAAGCCAAAAGAATTTCCGCTCCGAAAAATTTCGACGTTCGACCGACTACAGATTTCGCCAAAGAAGCCCTGTTCAGTATCATTGAAAACCGATTCCGTTTTGATTTCGGCTCCATTTCGGTGCTCGACTTATTTGCGGGTATTGGGTCGCTGTCTTTAGAATTTACGTCAAGAGGCTGCAAGGATTTAACTTCTGTAGAGATGAATGCCAAGCACGCTGCATTTATCAGCACCACTTCGCGCGAGTTAGAAATGGATTCCCAGATCAACGTCATTCGCGCCGATGTTTTTGAATATTTAAAGAAAAACAGAAACCGTAAAACCTATGAGTTGATCGTTGCAGATCCACCTTTTGAAATGGAGGTGCCGAAATATGAGGAACTGATTTCTTTGGTTTTAAATAATAATTACTTGAAAGAAAATGGTGTTTTTATTCTGGAGCATCAAAGCCGTACGAAATTGCAACATCCGAATTTAACCGACACGCGGAAATATGGAAATGTAAGTTTTTCCTTTTTTAAACCAAATGAAAGACCAACTGAAGAAACATCTGAAACTGAAAATGAATCAGCGGACTAA
- the murI gene encoding glutamate racemase, with protein MKTQKQDFSHLSAKQPIGIFDSGVGGLTVAKEIKRLLPQEDLIYFGDTKHLPYGEKSREAIVGYSTKITAFLLEKNCKAVVIACNSATANALKEVLELVNDRVPVIDVINPVAEKVSYEIHNNVGVIATKATVNSGLYKKSIRKHNKFIKVDELATPLLVPAIEEGFRNHPITHSIIYNYLSNSKLKNIETLILGCTHYPLLLNEIKQYYGNRVRVIDSPSIVANQLKMILEKHHLLNGDNPKPSYQFYLSDITKNFEKISKKFFGKTIDLELKVL; from the coding sequence TTGAAAACTCAAAAACAGGATTTCAGCCATCTTTCAGCCAAACAACCCATCGGAATATTCGATTCCGGCGTCGGAGGATTAACGGTAGCAAAGGAAATTAAACGATTGTTGCCGCAGGAGGATTTAATTTATTTTGGGGACACCAAACATCTTCCGTATGGGGAAAAATCCCGCGAGGCGATTGTAGGTTATTCCACGAAAATCACGGCTTTTCTTTTAGAAAAAAATTGTAAAGCCGTTGTAATTGCCTGTAATTCTGCTACTGCAAATGCTTTAAAGGAAGTCTTGGAACTTGTGAATGATAGAGTTCCGGTCATCGATGTGATTAATCCTGTGGCAGAAAAAGTGTCCTATGAGATTCACAATAATGTGGGCGTCATTGCAACAAAAGCGACCGTGAATTCGGGTTTATACAAGAAGTCAATCCGCAAGCACAATAAGTTTATCAAGGTTGATGAATTGGCAACGCCCTTATTGGTTCCCGCCATTGAAGAAGGTTTTCGAAATCATCCTATTACGCATTCCATTATTTATAATTATCTGAGCAACAGTAAATTAAAAAATATCGAAACTTTAATTTTAGGCTGTACGCATTATCCACTTTTATTAAATGAGATCAAACAATATTACGGAAACCGCGTTCGGGTCATTGATTCCCCGAGTATTGTTGCCAATCAGCTGAAGATGATTCTGGAAAAACATCATCTGCTGAATGGGGACAATCCAAAACCCAGTTATCAGTTTTATCTGTCCGATATCACGAAAAATTTTGAGAAGATCTCTAAAAAATTCTTTGGTAAAACCATTGATTTGGAATTGAAAGTTTTATAA
- the glyA gene encoding serine hydroxymethyltransferase, with translation MMDPIFDLIEQERQRQTHGIELIASENFVSDNVMKAVGSVLTNKYAEGYPSRRYYGGCEVVDEVETLAIERAKELFGVEYANVQPHSGSQANAAIYLSILKPGDQILGLDLSMGGHLTHGSFVNFSGIQYNANFYGVDRESGLIDYDAMRQKALEVKPKMIIAGYSAYSRDLDFKKFREVADEVGATLWADIAHPAGLIAKGLLSSPFEHCHVVTTTTHKTLRGPRGGLIMMGKDFENTYGHKTPKGDIKMMSQVLDSSVFPGIQGGPLEHVIAGKAVAFAEAIDDQFLVYMKQVVANARALAKAMIDNGFDIVSGGTDNHLMLVDLRNKNVNGKETEKALVKADITCNKNMVPFDDKSAFTTSGIRLGTAAITTRGLKEADMEVLAGLINEVVMNINNDRVIGDVRKKVNQMMEGKALFNY, from the coding sequence ATTATGGATCCTATTTTTGACCTTATTGAACAGGAAAGACAAAGACAAACACACGGAATTGAATTGATCGCTTCTGAAAATTTTGTTTCAGACAACGTGATGAAAGCCGTAGGAAGTGTTTTGACGAATAAATATGCGGAAGGTTATCCGAGCAGAAGATATTACGGCGGTTGTGAAGTCGTGGATGAAGTGGAAACTTTAGCGATTGAAAGAGCAAAAGAATTGTTCGGTGTAGAGTATGCCAATGTGCAGCCTCATTCCGGTTCTCAGGCCAACGCAGCCATTTATCTTTCTATTTTAAAGCCGGGAGATCAGATTTTAGGTCTTGATTTATCCATGGGTGGACATTTAACCCACGGTTCTTTCGTGAACTTTTCCGGTATTCAGTACAACGCCAATTTCTATGGAGTTGATCGCGAAAGCGGATTAATTGATTACGATGCAATGCGTCAAAAAGCTTTGGAAGTGAAACCTAAAATGATCATTGCCGGTTACTCGGCTTATTCCAGAGACTTAGATTTCAAAAAGTTCCGGGAAGTGGCAGATGAAGTAGGTGCAACTTTGTGGGCAGATATTGCGCATCCGGCTGGATTAATTGCAAAAGGATTATTAAGTTCTCCTTTTGAACATTGTCATGTCGTTACCACGACTACCCATAAAACTTTACGTGGTCCTCGTGGTGGACTCATCATGATGGGTAAAGATTTCGAAAATACTTATGGTCACAAAACGCCAAAAGGCGATATTAAAATGATGAGCCAGGTCTTAGACAGTTCTGTATTCCCCGGAATTCAGGGTGGACCGCTTGAACATGTGATTGCCGGAAAAGCCGTTGCCTTTGCAGAAGCGATCGACGATCAATTCTTGGTGTACATGAAACAGGTCGTTGCCAATGCGCGCGCGTTAGCAAAAGCCATGATTGATAATGGATTCGACATCGTGAGTGGTGGCACCGATAATCATCTGATGTTGGTGGATCTCCGCAACAAAAATGTGAACGGTAAAGAAACCGAAAAAGCGCTGGTAAAAGCTGATATTACGTGTAATAAAAATATGGTCCCTTTTGATGATAAATCTGCGTTCACCACGTCCGGAATCCGTCTGGGGACTGCAGCCATCACCACAAGAGGTTTAAAAGAAGCTGATATGGAAGTTCTTGCCGGGTTGATCAACGAGGTTGTTATGAACATCAATAATGATAGAGTAATTGGTGACGTTCGCAAAAAAGTGAATCAGATGATGGAAGGGAAAGCGTTGTTTAATTATTAA
- a CDS encoding regulatory protein RecX, protein MVNYCVYQDRCHQEVEQKMRDFLLVPEAKEEILLYLMQENYLSEERFTRSYIRGKFYMKSWGRNKIRNHLKFKGVPEKLINRCFDEIDDDDYHKTITKLYQNYESKITGLQGYQKKSKTIKYLLSKGFEYEEIVEVIKEMKEGESE, encoded by the coding sequence ATGGTCAACTACTGTGTTTACCAAGACCGCTGTCATCAGGAAGTAGAGCAGAAAATGCGGGATTTTCTACTGGTTCCGGAAGCGAAAGAAGAGATTCTCCTCTATTTAATGCAGGAAAATTACCTGAGTGAAGAACGGTTTACCAGAAGTTATATTCGTGGGAAATTTTACATGAAATCCTGGGGACGGAATAAAATCCGTAATCATTTAAAGTTTAAAGGAGTTCCTGAAAAATTAATCAACCGTTGTTTTGATGAAATTGATGATGACGATTACCATAAAACAATAACGAAACTTTACCAAAACTACGAGTCGAAAATAACTGGCTTGCAAGGTTATCAGAAGAAATCGAAAACGATCAAGTATTTGTTGTCTAAAGGTTTTGAATACGAGGAGATTGTTGAGGTTATTAAAGAAATGAAGGAGGGCGAGAGTGAGTGA
- a CDS encoding DUF6370 family protein: MKKLIFIFLVLMSVSIFAQKKIQNQTVEAACGMCQFKVKSDKGCAMAVKIDGKIYHVEGLDKKTFGDAHAADGYCKIMKKALVSGEIKKGKFYATSFKYVE, from the coding sequence ATGAAAAAACTTATTTTTATTTTCTTGGTTCTGATGTCCGTCAGTATTTTTGCACAGAAAAAGATCCAGAATCAAACCGTAGAAGCTGCCTGTGGAATGTGCCAGTTTAAAGTTAAATCGGATAAAGGTTGCGCCATGGCCGTAAAAATTGATGGTAAGATTTATCATGTGGAAGGACTTGATAAAAAGACGTTCGGTGATGCTCATGCCGCCGACGGCTATTGTAAAATCATGAAGAAAGCCCTTGTAAGCGGGGAAATCAAGAAAGGGAAGTTTTATGCAACGAGCTTTAAGTATGTAGAGTAG
- a CDS encoding tyrosine-protein kinase family protein, translating into MELLELVTVKDPVNIKKMILRYSISQYNDLVITRNRTLRQATPSNPAIIEFNKEIASLRSLIQDNLVKSKQSIQMNISCLNAQLNTSKADISKFPTQEKIFRNIDRQQNLKESLYLFLLQKKEETSIAMAVSTAKVRVINLAYTLAGPVAPLAEQILLGSLLGGFLLPVLIMFVLFTLDTKVKSKNDLSTALPEILVLAEVPSIGKNDSDLIGKNELSLYAESFRILTANVKFILKNPKDAQVILFTSSVKGEGKTTISINSALALATNKKVLLIGADLRNPQLGRYVPASKAGLSNYLAEAEETAFSKFIFKSQLHENLDSGSIPPNPTDLLEDKKMGDLLQRLKPLYNYILIDSAPMMMVSDSFHLLKFSDLLVYVVRSNYTEKELLAYAKSVADDHHVSKMGLVLNDVNKSEMRYGYGGKYSYGYVAEKENTGINRFLNWFKK; encoded by the coding sequence ATGGAACTTTTAGAACTCGTAACAGTAAAAGATCCTGTTAATATCAAAAAAATGATTCTGCGCTATTCTATTTCCCAATACAATGATTTGGTGATTACCCGCAATAGAACGTTGCGCCAGGCCACACCTTCCAACCCTGCTATTATTGAATTCAATAAAGAAATCGCCTCTTTGCGATCTTTAATACAAGACAATTTGGTAAAATCCAAGCAATCTATTCAAATGAATATTTCTTGTTTAAATGCTCAGTTGAATACTTCTAAAGCAGATATCAGTAAATTTCCTACCCAGGAAAAGATCTTCCGAAATATTGACCGGCAGCAAAACTTAAAAGAATCATTGTATCTTTTCTTGTTACAGAAGAAAGAGGAAACCTCTATTGCGATGGCCGTAAGCACGGCCAAAGTACGGGTGATTAATCTAGCATATACCCTGGCCGGACCTGTAGCACCCCTGGCAGAACAAATTCTTTTAGGGAGCCTTTTGGGTGGTTTCCTGTTGCCGGTATTGATTATGTTTGTTCTTTTCACGCTGGATACCAAGGTAAAATCCAAAAATGATCTTAGCACTGCCTTGCCAGAGATTCTAGTTTTAGCGGAGGTTCCCTCTATAGGCAAAAATGACAGCGATTTGATTGGTAAGAATGAACTGTCCTTGTATGCGGAATCTTTTAGGATCCTGACTGCCAATGTGAAGTTCATTTTAAAAAATCCTAAAGATGCACAGGTAATTCTCTTCACATCGTCGGTAAAAGGCGAAGGAAAGACCACTATTTCTATCAACTCTGCCTTGGCCCTGGCCACTAATAAAAAAGTGCTGCTTATCGGCGCAGATTTACGAAATCCTCAATTGGGAAGGTATGTTCCTGCTTCAAAAGCTGGCCTTTCGAATTATCTGGCCGAGGCCGAGGAAACAGCTTTTTCTAAATTTATTTTTAAATCACAGCTTCATGAAAATTTAGATAGCGGCAGTATTCCTCCCAACCCTACTGATCTTTTGGAAGACAAAAAAATGGGTGATCTACTGCAGCGTTTAAAGCCGCTGTATAATTATATCTTGATTGATTCGGCGCCAATGATGATGGTGAGTGATTCTTTTCATCTGCTGAAATTTTCCGATTTGCTTGTTTATGTGGTACGTTCTAATTATACGGAGAAAGAATTGCTGGCTTATGCTAAGTCTGTTGCGGACGACCATCATGTGAGTAAAATGGGCTTGGTCTTAAATGATGTCAACAAAAGCGAGATGCGTTACGGTTATGGCGGCAAATACAGCTATGGTTATGTAGCAGAGAAAGAAAATACGGGAATCAACCGATTCTTAAATTGGTTTAAAAAATAG
- a CDS encoding four helix bundle protein, with the protein MYTDFTQMPVWTKAMDIAVEVFFISDSLPRKEDYALTSQIRRSAESISANISEGFGRAGSRDKTMFYKYSRGSANETKNHLIYGNLVKYFETEKSQPIIVKIESLIHELNKIIKTLEAR; encoded by the coding sequence ATGTATACCGATTTTACTCAAATGCCTGTTTGGACTAAAGCAATGGATATTGCAGTGGAAGTGTTTTTTATTTCTGACTCACTCCCCAGGAAGGAGGATTATGCGTTGACTTCTCAAATTAGAAGATCCGCCGAAAGTATCTCTGCAAATATTTCTGAAGGATTTGGCAGAGCCGGAAGTAGAGATAAAACCATGTTTTATAAGTATTCCAGAGGATCAGCGAACGAAACTAAAAACCACTTGATTTATGGGAATCTAGTAAAGTATTTTGAGACTGAAAAGTCACAACCCATCATTGTGAAAATTGAAAGTTTAATCCATGAACTTAATAAAATTATTAAAACTTTGGAAGCTCGATGA
- a CDS encoding Smr/MutS family protein, which translates to MKIGDSVSVIDDNLKGKITAIKGEKVTIEDEHGFPYEYDAQELVLQEAEIYSQIRTIQKEEFSKPVSKKHDKKPMILDLHFENIAKGAVQVDPFERLFMQKDQLLKTLEYCRNNNLKRLEIIHGIGDGVLQQMVYDVLESQTNLEFHNKEILHHQSGTVLVYFL; encoded by the coding sequence ATGAAAATTGGCGATTCTGTTTCCGTGATTGATGATAACCTGAAAGGAAAAATCACCGCTATTAAAGGCGAAAAAGTAACCATCGAAGATGAACATGGTTTTCCCTATGAGTACGATGCGCAGGAACTCGTGCTTCAGGAAGCGGAAATTTACAGTCAAATCAGAACCATTCAAAAAGAAGAATTCTCAAAACCCGTTTCAAAAAAACACGATAAAAAACCCATGATTCTGGATCTTCATTTTGAAAACATTGCGAAAGGCGCTGTTCAGGTCGATCCGTTTGAGCGGCTTTTTATGCAGAAAGACCAACTTTTGAAAACGTTGGAATATTGTAGAAATAACAATTTAAAACGACTGGAAATCATTCACGGAATTGGTGACGGCGTTTTACAGCAAATGGTGTATGATGTCCTGGAAAGCCAGACCAATCTGGAGTTTCATAATAAAGAAATCCTACACCATCAATCGGGGACGGTCTTGGTATATTTTCTCTAA